The Malus domestica chromosome 06, GDT2T_hap1 genome has a segment encoding these proteins:
- the LOC103438103 gene encoding loganic acid O-methyltransferase-like, translating to MAKSVAFTMNGGDSLYSYSKNSTFQRKAIDAAKELINEAVFERLDTESFSSSAFRVTDLGCSVGPNTFLAVQNIVDALEQKYQSQGHNSQLLELQVFFNDHASNDFNELFRSLPADRRYYATGVPGSFHSRLFPKDFLHFVYSSYALQCLSKVPEEVADINSPAWNKGRIYYSNSEDQVVKAYEAQYAKDMGCLLNARAQEIVCGGLMAFVVPGRPNGVPHTQVLGNKVVELIGSCLMDMANKGVISEEKLDSFNIPLYMASLDEVEAIVKANGCFSIERVKT from the exons ATGGCAAAATCGGTGGCATTTACAATGAACGGTGGAGACAGCCTCTACAGTTACAGCAAAAACTCAACTTTTCAG AGAAAAGCCATAGATGCTGCTAAGGAACTGATCAACGAAGCAGTTTTCGAACGTCTTGACACCGAAAGCTTCTCGTCTTCCGCATTTCGAGTTACGGATTTAGGCTGCTCTGTCGGGCCTAACACTTTCTTGGCGGTGCAAAATATAGTTGATGCTCTggagcaaaagtaccaaagccAAGGACACAATTCTCAGCTCCTTGAGTTGCAAGTTTTCTTCAACGATCACGCATCCAACGATTTCAACGAGCTCTTCCGATCTCTGCCTGCAGATAGGCGATACTACGCCACAGGCGTGCCGGGTTCTTTTCATTCTCGCTTGTTCCCCAAGGACTTTCTTCACTTTGTTTACTCTTCGTATGCTCTCCAGTGTCTTTCTAAAGTGCCAGAAGAAGTGGCGGACATCAACTCGCCTGCTTGGAACAAAGGGAGGATTTATTACTCGAATTCGGAAGACCAAGTCGTTAAGGCATATGAAGCTCAGTATGCCAAGGACATGGGGTGCTTGCTAAATGCCAGAGCACAAGAGATTGTGTGTGGAGGGTTGATGGCATTTGTCGTCCCAGGCCGCCCCAATGGAGTCCCTCATACACAAGTTTTGGGCAACAAGGTGGTAGAACTCATCGGATCCTGCCTCATGGACATGGCCAACAAG GGTGTCATCTCTGAAGAGAAACTGGACTCCTTCAATATACCGCTGTATATGGCTTCGCTCGATGAAGTGGAAGCGATTGTGAAAGCTAATGGATGTTTCAGCATAGAAAGAGTGAAAACTTGA